In the Aneurinibacillus soli genome, one interval contains:
- a CDS encoding ATP-binding protein → MNHTDVRKYTITKKLDICQVLDITGEVARSAGFTSKESLLLCLAAEEACTNAYEYITQNGQENFHMYWMIFPDRLVMEVTEPGDCFSITLRQETNDQSRGRGIQLILNIMDEVRLNFTKSSLSVVMEKRKVGIPI, encoded by the coding sequence GTGAACCATACGGATGTTAGGAAGTATACGATTACGAAGAAACTGGATATTTGCCAGGTACTTGATATTACAGGTGAAGTGGCGCGTTCTGCTGGTTTTACCAGCAAAGAAAGTCTCCTGCTTTGCCTGGCAGCGGAAGAGGCATGCACCAATGCGTATGAATACATCACTCAGAATGGACAGGAAAACTTCCATATGTATTGGATGATTTTCCCTGATCGTCTAGTGATGGAAGTGACAGAGCCGGGTGATTGTTTTTCCATTACGTTACGACAAGAAACGAACGACCAGTCGCGCGGGCGAGGCATACAGTTAATTTTGAACATTATGGATGAGGTTAGACTGAACTTTACGAAGAGTAGCTTGTCTGTTGTGATGGAGAAACGTAAAGTTGGAATACCTATATAA
- a CDS encoding STAS domain-containing protein, with product MMMIQAGDVAILHWEQDVRIDTVDGFKQAVWELREQAQKQLILDLQGVQYLNSLSLGIISETVVSARRQEKEMVVAGISETVAEIFTIVKFHKFIRLFKQREEALAYFSHGQLQS from the coding sequence ATGATGATGATACAAGCTGGCGATGTTGCGATCTTACACTGGGAACAAGATGTACGGATTGATACGGTTGATGGATTCAAACAAGCTGTTTGGGAGTTGAGAGAGCAGGCGCAAAAACAACTTATTCTCGATTTACAAGGTGTCCAGTATTTGAATAGCTTGTCGCTCGGAATTATTTCGGAGACGGTTGTTAGCGCACGCCGTCAGGAAAAAGAGATGGTGGTCGCAGGAATCAGTGAAACTGTGGCAGAAATCTTTACTATCGTAAAATTTCATAAGTTCATTCGTTTGTTTAAACAGCGTGAGGAGGCGTTAGCCTATTTTTCACATGGACAACTCCAATCTTGA